TCTTCGGAGTGGTGGTGGCGCTAGGCTGCGCCATTGGCATGGCCTCGGTGGGCAGTTCGGCCTGGGCTGAGGGCGGCGCATGCAAGGCCGTCGAGACGGTTGTCGGCGACCGAGTCATCGTTACCTATGTGTGTCCGCCCAAAAGCGCCAAGGCCAGCGCCTCGGTTGGGGAGTCTACGAAGCAGAGCGTGCAAACCAACGCCGGGCTTGGGGACACCCCTCGCCGTCGAGGCGCGACAAACGTGCCTAACGGGACGGCTCTTCCGGTCGACGCTGATGACTGGTCCCGTCCCGAGACTCTAATGAACGGCGCAGCGTGCGAGATTGCCATCCGCGAAGGAGCGGGAGGTAACTGCTCAGTGGTTCCGGACGAGCCTGACTCGGAAGAGCCAGCCAATCCCGCTCAACCAGCGGCAGCAGCAGAACCGGCAGCGGAACCTGAGCCGCAGGTCGATCCCGCCGTCGCGGCTCTGTCCCTCATCGCCGAGATCGAGTTCTCCGGCGGCGACCCCCAGATCGGGCCGCCCGCCGACATCAACCCCTGGGGCATCGCAGTGGTCGGCTACCCCTACTGGTTCTGGACCGACGGCCCCAGCAGCCTGCAGGCGTCCCAGGAGTCCATGGGCATCGAGGTGTCCCTCGACGCCACCGCCACCTCGGTCACCTTCGACACCGGCGACGGCGGGAGCGTCACCTGCGACCCAGCGAGCGCCCCCCGTTGGACCCAGGGCGTCGCCCCCAAGCAGGAGTCGCCCAGCTGCGGCTACACCTGGACGGAGAGGTCCGCCACCCCCTCGAGCCCGGAGTCGGCGCACACCGTCACGGCGACCACCACGTGGCAGGTCGACTGGACCGCCGGGGGCGAGTCGGGCACGGAGGTGGTCCAGCGCAGCGAGTCCGTGGACGTCGTGGTCGGCGAGCTCCAGGCACTGGTCACGGGTTGAGGGTCAGCGCTGCCGAGCTGGCTCTCGACAGTCCTCTCCTCGGTTCGGTTGGCGGCTCAGAACTGGTCGCGCACCACGCCGCTCGATCCGAGCGCGTGGCGCCCGCGACTGAGGCTCCACGACCAGCGGCTCGAGGCCGGTCAGCGACTTAGCGCGAGCCAAGCACGACATGGGCGATGAGCTGGTCCAGTCGCCGGATGTCCACGCCCTTCTTCAAGTTGATCTTGATGTGACCGGCGCGCGTCCACAGCTCCATCTCGGCGTTGAAGTCGAGCGTGCCGGCGTTCTCGGAGGACCACATGTTGATGGCCGAGTACGGCAGGGAGTAGATCTCCACCTTCTTGCCGGTGATCCCCTGAGCATCTCGGACGATCAGACGCTTCGTGGTGAAGATGGCACTGTCGCGAAAGGTCTTGTACGCCGCGATCGCCTGTTCTCCCTGCACCATGAGTCCTTGGACGTCGGAGGGGATCGGACATTCGCTGACGAACGTCCAGGACAGAATCGGTCCGACTTCCATGGCAGCTGGCTCCTCCGGTGTTGGGTGCCTGTGAGCCTAGGGGCGACAACCCCGACGAGTGCTCAACTCGCTCCAGAAGCACGCAGCAGGTTGTTCCAGCACCAGCCGTACGGGATGAGTGACGCTCCTCGTTCGGCGGGCGGCGGTTGGCATTCGTGCCTCAGTGACCGGCGAGCATCGCCTTCGTCTGCAGCGTGCGCACACGCTCTCCTGGCTTGGCGAACGCGAGCCGGACCACGACGTAGCTGGTCGGTGCACCGGGATCGGGGTGCTGCGCCACGACCAGCCATCTCGACTGCTGCACCATCATCCGGCCCTGCCCCGAGTGGTCGACCAGCTGCGGCTCGACGTTGAGCGCACGGAGCACGCTGACCGCGTCGTTCACCCGCATGTCGACCAGGTTAGGCATGGCCCGCACGACGGACTCCCCCTTGTCGGCCATGTTCCCGTAGGCGGCCAGCAGCATCCGGACCCGGCGTGAGTGGTCCGACGACGACCCCAGCTGCTGAGCCTCGTTGAAGAACCGCTGACGGGCGTAGGCGAACCGCCCCGGGTCGGTGTCCTTCAGGTGGTCGGCGAGGAGGTAGCGGAGCGCGAGGTCCTTGACCCAGTGGTCGACCTTCGTGGCGTC
The sequence above is a segment of the Auraticoccus monumenti genome. Coding sequences within it:
- a CDS encoding PH domain-containing protein yields the protein MEVGPILSWTFVSECPIPSDVQGLMVQGEQAIAAYKTFRDSAIFTTKRLIVRDAQGITGKKVEIYSLPYSAINMWSSENAGTLDFNAEMELWTRAGHIKINLKKGVDIRRLDQLIAHVVLGSR